One genomic window of Candidatus Alcyoniella australis includes the following:
- a CDS encoding VCBS repeat-containing protein: MNKALATALLFALLIAPPAWAGFAPAQIELPGVVQELLVAQLDGREGPELLLVYMQGLRPNQSIGLRVLRGDDPQAEALAELTPPPGATFFDLADVDGDGAQELLYLTGRSVIAQPALGGPTRELVRIDTFALAADDDSLPFQDFARDWTGEGRDSLLIPTRDSLVLFKRSDDGGFERACAVEFELHADNVSQGQDSYNWAWGSYESHLLVPLIALVDADGDGLRDLTLTQRDTVRVHYAQRGEQGIVFSQQPSIQRRFAVLTEQEQKLNNTAVRVNLTQIDADGRADAVVLKYGGGLKDMRSSLAVFRGIEGGFSQSPDFALESQGVASNAQVIDINADGRDDLVLPYVKIGLFEIASALLTGAIDVDYNVYLFRADGLYPAKPDLSVSAKYLADYRSGISLVGINPDFGGDFNSDGRRDLLFGLDKQRTAISLGRNSEPLFDDPDLTIEVEPSVRVLIRDFNGDGRDDLIYLYTFEPNLERVVKLFANDGQW; the protein is encoded by the coding sequence ATGAACAAGGCCCTGGCGACCGCGCTGCTGTTCGCGCTGCTGATCGCCCCGCCGGCGTGGGCCGGGTTCGCGCCCGCGCAAATCGAATTGCCCGGCGTGGTGCAGGAGCTGCTGGTGGCGCAGCTCGACGGCCGCGAGGGTCCCGAGCTGCTGCTGGTCTACATGCAGGGGCTGCGGCCCAACCAGAGCATCGGACTGCGCGTGCTGCGCGGAGACGATCCCCAGGCTGAGGCGTTGGCCGAGCTCACGCCGCCGCCGGGCGCTACGTTTTTCGACCTGGCCGATGTGGACGGCGACGGCGCGCAGGAACTGCTGTACCTCACCGGCCGTTCGGTGATTGCCCAGCCGGCCCTGGGCGGACCGACGCGCGAGCTGGTGCGGATCGATACTTTCGCTTTGGCCGCGGACGACGACTCGCTGCCGTTCCAGGACTTCGCGCGCGATTGGACCGGCGAGGGCCGCGATTCGCTGCTGATCCCGACCCGCGACTCGCTGGTGCTGTTCAAGCGCTCGGACGATGGCGGCTTTGAACGGGCCTGCGCTGTCGAGTTCGAGCTGCACGCGGACAACGTGTCCCAGGGCCAGGACAGCTACAACTGGGCCTGGGGCAGCTACGAATCGCACCTGCTGGTTCCGCTGATTGCGCTGGTCGACGCTGACGGCGACGGGTTGCGCGATTTGACGTTGACCCAGCGCGACACCGTGCGCGTGCACTACGCCCAACGCGGCGAGCAGGGGATTGTGTTCTCGCAGCAGCCGTCGATCCAGCGGCGTTTCGCCGTGCTCACCGAGCAGGAGCAAAAGCTGAACAACACCGCGGTGCGCGTCAATCTCACCCAGATCGACGCCGACGGTCGGGCCGACGCGGTGGTGCTCAAATACGGCGGCGGGCTCAAGGACATGCGCTCGAGCCTGGCGGTGTTCCGCGGGATTGAGGGCGGCTTCTCGCAATCGCCGGACTTCGCCCTGGAGTCGCAGGGCGTGGCCTCCAACGCCCAGGTGATCGACATCAACGCCGACGGCCGCGACGATCTGGTGCTGCCCTACGTCAAGATCGGGCTGTTCGAGATCGCCTCGGCGCTGCTCACCGGCGCCATTGACGTGGACTACAACGTCTACCTGTTCCGCGCCGACGGCCTGTATCCGGCAAAGCCCGATCTGAGCGTCAGCGCCAAGTACCTCGCCGACTACCGTAGCGGGATCTCGCTGGTGGGCATCAACCCCGACTTTGGCGGCGACTTCAATTCCGACGGCCGGCGCGACCTGCTGTTCGGCCTGGACAAGCAACGCACCGCGATCAGCCTGGGCCGCAATTCTGAACCGCTGTTCGACGACCCCGACCTGACGATCGAGGTCGAGCCCTCGGTGCGCGTGCTGATCCGCGACTTCAACGGCGACGGCCGCGACGACCTGATCTACCTCTACACCTTTGAACCGAACCTGGAGCGAGTGGTCAAGCTGTTCGCCAACGATGGTCAATGGTAA
- a CDS encoding shikimate kinase: MIDDPCLLLIGPRGAGKSSVGRLAAGLSSRELISTDQSIETLAGTDIAHIVAEQGWDEFRRLESLVIAGLEDCRGAVIDLGGGAVLDGANRELLGRLGRYLLLLAPPEILAGRIHGAARRSRPSLTGVADAEAEVRQVLAGRLELYRSLAALEIDTSRVAVQSAAQSAIELMNWRTS, translated from the coding sequence ATGATCGATGATCCGTGCCTGCTGCTGATCGGCCCGCGCGGCGCGGGCAAGAGCAGTGTAGGCCGTTTGGCGGCCGGGCTTAGCAGCCGCGAGCTGATCAGCACCGATCAAAGTATCGAGACCCTGGCCGGCACGGATATCGCGCACATCGTAGCGGAGCAGGGCTGGGACGAGTTTCGTCGCCTCGAATCGCTGGTAATCGCCGGGCTGGAGGACTGCCGTGGCGCGGTGATCGATTTGGGCGGCGGAGCTGTGCTCGATGGGGCCAACCGCGAACTGCTGGGCCGCCTCGGTCGCTATTTGTTGCTGCTGGCGCCGCCGGAGATTTTGGCCGGCCGCATCCACGGCGCTGCCCGACGTTCGCGGCCGAGCCTCACCGGCGTCGCAGACGCGGAGGCCGAGGTGCGGCAAGTGCTTGCAGGGCGGCTGGAGCTCTATCGCTCGCTGGCCGCGCTGGAAATCGACACCTCGCGGGTCGCCGTGCAAAGCGCTGCGCAATCGGCCATCGAACTGATGAACTGGAGGACCTCTTAA
- a CDS encoding shikimate dehydrogenase — MLYLLLGDPVEHSISPKLYKAAFGWTGLDHDYQARRAANAAEALGHLQDRQVAGASVTIPLKSALIESMDELDPLVKLAGALNTIVKRDGRLCGWNTDVAGLLAALGSYREELAGRSAAVLGAGGAARACLVSLDRLGLGRALVLARRDEAAAALCRDLGGRLSIELEPGRLGSQSAAQELGRAALVCNCTPLGMWPLVDAAPIDPELIAPGAVVFDAVYRPRATRLLKLSRARGCRIVDGAAMFLHQALQQFELLTGVKPPIERMSALVDRLLDENRDDR, encoded by the coding sequence TTGCTCTACCTGTTGCTCGGCGATCCGGTTGAACACAGCATCTCGCCTAAGCTGTACAAGGCGGCTTTCGGCTGGACCGGACTGGATCACGACTACCAGGCCCGGCGCGCGGCCAACGCCGCCGAGGCGCTGGGCCATTTACAGGACCGGCAAGTGGCCGGGGCCTCGGTGACGATCCCGCTCAAGTCCGCGCTGATCGAATCCATGGACGAGCTCGATCCGCTGGTTAAGCTGGCCGGCGCGCTGAATACGATCGTCAAGCGCGACGGCCGCCTTTGCGGCTGGAACACCGACGTGGCCGGACTGCTCGCGGCCCTGGGCTCCTATCGCGAGGAGCTGGCGGGCCGCAGCGCCGCGGTGCTCGGCGCGGGCGGCGCGGCGCGCGCCTGTCTGGTCAGTCTCGACCGTCTGGGCTTGGGCCGGGCCCTGGTGCTCGCTCGGCGGGACGAGGCCGCGGCCGCGCTGTGCCGCGATCTGGGCGGGCGACTGAGCATCGAACTCGAGCCGGGGCGCCTCGGGTCGCAAAGCGCGGCGCAGGAATTGGGCCGAGCCGCGTTGGTCTGCAACTGCACGCCGCTGGGCATGTGGCCGCTGGTCGACGCCGCACCGATCGACCCGGAGCTGATCGCCCCCGGGGCCGTGGTGTTCGACGCGGTCTACCGGCCGCGCGCCACGCGACTGCTGAAACTTTCCCGCGCCCGAGGCTGTCGCATTGTGGACGGGGCTGCGATGTTCCTGCACCAGGCGCTGCAACAATTCGAACTCTTAACCGGCGTGAAGCCGCCGATCGAGCGCATGTCCGCGCTGGTGGATCGGCTGTTGGACGAGAACCGCGATGATCGATGA